One stretch of Pelmatolapia mariae isolate MD_Pm_ZW linkage group LG3_W, Pm_UMD_F_2, whole genome shotgun sequence DNA includes these proteins:
- the LOC134615596 gene encoding E3 ubiquitin-protein ligase TRIM21-like — protein sequence MFLFFLPQSADMSAASNLRSEDQFLCSICLDVFTDPVTTSCGHNFCKTCISQHWDMNQSCQCPMCKETFYTRPQLRVNTFISEMVAQFRREAQQKASSSSSEQQAAKPGEVPCDVCTGTRLKALKSCLVCQTSYCQTHLEPHLTVKRLKRHQLIDAVENLEGRMCTKHDKLLELFCKTDQTCVCVLCSVLDHKNHEFVPLREEYEGKKAELEKTEAEIQQMIQKRRLKIQEITESVKMSKGAADRQKAEGVQVFTALMESVERRLKELTKEIEDKQETTEKQAEGLIKDLEQEISELMERSSEVEQLSRSEDHLHLLQSFSSLKAAPPTKDWTEVRVHPPSYEETVGRAVAQLEDTIRKLMKKKLFEAELQRVQQYEVDVTLDPDTANSWLFLSDDGKQVYCGDVKKKLPDNPERFSLCPCVLGEQSFSSGRFYFEVQVKGKTEWDLGVATESINRKGKITASPQDGFWTVRLRNGNKYSARASPPVPLCLHPGPEKVGVFVDYEEGLVSFYDVGAAALIYSFTGCSFTHKLHPFFCPSPNDGGKNSAPLIICPVNQTESNND from the coding sequence atgtttcttttctttctccctcagaGTGCAGACATGTCTGCTGCCAGCAATCTGCGATCTGAAGATCAGTTTCTGTGCTCCATCTGTCTGGATGTGTTCACTGATCCAGTCACTACATCATGTGGACACAACTTCTGCAAAACCTGCATCAGTCAGCACTGGGACATGAATCAGAGCTGTCAGTGTCCCATGTGTAAAGAGACTTTCTACACTAGACCTCAGCTGAGGGTCAACACCTTCATCTCTGAGATGGTTGCTCAGTTCAGACGTGAAGctcagcagaaagccagcagcagcagctcagagcaacAAGCTGCCAAACCAGGAGAAGTTCCCTGTGACGTCTGCACTGGAACCAGACTGAAGGCCCTGAAGTCCTGCCTGGTGTGTCAGACCTCCTACTGTCAGACTCACCTGGAGCCTCATCTGACAGTGAAACGTctgaaaagacatcagctgattgATGCTGTGGAGAACCTGGAAGGCAGGATGTGTACGAAGCACGATAAACTTCTGGAGCTATTCTGTAAGACCGACCAGACATGTGTCTGCgtgctctgctctgttttagACCACAAGAACCACGAGTTTGTTCCTCTGAGAGAAGAATATGAAGGAAAGaaggcagagctggagaagacAGAGGCTGAGATTCAGCAGATGATCCAGAAGAGACGACTGAAGATTCAGGAGATCACAGAGTCGGTGAAGATGAGTAAAGgtgctgcagacagacagaaagcagaaggtgTTCAGGTCTTCACTGCTCTGATGGAGTCTGTTGAGAGACGCCTGAAGGAGCTCACGAAGGAGAtcgaagacaaacaggaaactacagagaaacaggctgaaggtctcatcaaagatctggaacaggaaatctctgagctgatggagagaagctctgaggtggagcagctctcacgcTCTGAAGACCACCTCCACCTACTCCAAAGCTTCTCCTCCCTGAAAGCTGCTCCACCCACCAAGGACTGgacagaggtcagagttcatcCACCATCATATGAGGAGACTGTGGGGAGAGCTGTGGCTCAGCTGGAGGACACAATCAGGAAACtcatgaagaagaagctgtttgaGGCTGAGCTGCAGAGGGTGCAGCAGTATGAGGTGGATGTGACTCTGGATCCTGATACAGCAAATTCCTGGCTCTTCCTGTCTGATGATGGAAAACAAGTGTACTGTGGTGATGTGAAGAAGAAACTTCCAGACAACCCAGAGAGATTTTCTCTGTGTCCTTGTGTTTTAGGAGAGCAGAGTTTCTCTTCAGGCAGATTTTACTTTGAGGTTCAGGTTAAAGGAAAGACTGAGTGGGATTTAGGAGTGGCCACAGAGTCGATCAACAGGAAGGGAAAAATCACAGCGAGTCCTCAGGATGGTTTCTGGACTGTGAGGCTGAGAAATGGAAATAAGTACAGTGCTCGTGCTTCCCCTCCAGTCCCCCTCTGTCTTCATCCTGGTCCTGAGAAGGTGGGGGTGTTTGTGGATTATGAGGAGGGTCTGGTCTCCTTTTATGATGTaggtgctgcagctctgatctaCTCCTTTACTGGCTGCTCCTTCACTCACAAACTCCACCCATTCTTCTGTCCCAGTCCTAACGATGGTGGTAAAAACTCTGCACCTCTGATCATCTGTCCTGTCAATCAAACTGAGTCGAACAATgactga